A part of Streptomyces sp. NBC_01497 genomic DNA contains:
- a CDS encoding DUF4097 family beta strand repeat-containing protein, with translation MRRLYGTGVALGALCAALAVTVTGCDSGGGPAGGGAWPAPGRTAASGARDASPAAGASPSSMPLGPKDRLVITTENGVRLRPADDGRARVHGAARGHWSHHDGVRVLDLVCPGSGSCARMPTVEVPATTPVTVSAHNAGIDVAGLKGSLNLSTVNGDVTSTGAGSSRASIALATRNGSVRTTGLAAASLAASTVNGDVVLGCVHAPGSVNAVTTNGSVALTVPRGAPSYAVRATSRNGQSRIDVPTRQGGPETLTLRTVNGDVTASEGA, from the coding sequence ATGCGAAGGCTCTACGGAACGGGTGTGGCGCTCGGCGCGCTCTGCGCGGCGCTCGCGGTGACGGTGACGGGTTGCGACAGCGGCGGCGGCCCCGCCGGGGGTGGCGCGTGGCCCGCCCCGGGCCGCACGGCAGCGAGCGGTGCCCGGGACGCCTCCCCGGCGGCCGGCGCCTCCCCGTCCTCGATGCCGCTCGGACCGAAGGACCGGCTCGTCATCACGACCGAGAACGGCGTACGGCTGCGGCCCGCCGACGACGGCCGGGCACGTGTGCACGGCGCGGCCCGGGGCCACTGGTCGCACCACGACGGCGTCCGGGTGCTCGATCTGGTCTGCCCGGGCAGCGGGTCCTGCGCGCGGATGCCGACCGTCGAGGTGCCCGCCACGACGCCGGTGACGGTGTCGGCGCACAACGCGGGCATCGACGTGGCCGGGCTGAAGGGGAGTCTGAACCTCTCGACGGTCAACGGTGACGTCACGAGCACCGGCGCCGGGAGCTCCCGCGCCTCCATCGCGCTGGCCACCCGCAACGGCTCCGTGCGCACCACGGGGCTGGCTGCGGCGAGCCTCGCGGCGTCGACCGTGAACGGGGACGTGGTCCTCGGCTGTGTGCACGCGCCCGGCTCGGTGAACGCCGTGACCACCAACGGGTCCGTCGCCCTGACCGTGCCGCGCGGGGCGCCCTCCTACGCGGTGCGCGCCACATCGCGCAACGGGCAGAGCCGTATCGATGTACCGACCCGGCAGGGCGGCCCCGAGACGCTGACGCTGCGGACGGTCAACGGCGACGTGACGGCGTCCGAGGGGGCTTAG
- a CDS encoding hydrogenase maturation protein: MRILLVVSAFNSLTQRVLVELRDCGHQLAVQIAFDDDALRKAVQRHRPELILAPMLKSAIPHDVWSAYRCLIVHPGPVGDRGPSSLDWALQEGTRQWGVTVLEAGEVMDGGDVWATVPFSLTEKVAKSDLYRGEVADAAMEAVQLAVERVGSGTYVPTCQSRMAAPGRTRPYFDQRRRRIDWRADSTATVLRALRAADSQPGVLDELCGAEWFLHGGHPEERLRGRPGELLATRAGAVCRATVDGAVWIPELRARRRPGGPPRVKLPAVLALGASLPDLAVAEEPAEDGETWKDIRYREDGPVGMLGFSFPGGAMSTGHCRRLLAAYRHACARPTSVLVLGGGRDFFSNGIHLGVIEAADDPVAESFANIHAMDDLVEAVLSTTDRITVAALGGNAGAGGAMLALAADEVWCRSGVVLNPHYRLMGLYGSEYWTYTLPRRVGPDAARRLTGEALPVSTAAAERLGLVDRIIHCGPSDFTERATALAVRTAAQPSTQQRIAEKKGRFADEQSVKPLDVYRQEEIARMSATFLDPRAPYHALRRAFVHKERPTADPEQLRALNSGRTAGQAGGRPSR; this comes from the coding sequence GTGAGAATCCTGCTCGTCGTCAGCGCGTTCAACAGCCTGACCCAACGCGTGCTCGTCGAACTGCGGGACTGCGGGCATCAGTTGGCCGTGCAGATCGCTTTCGACGACGACGCGCTGAGGAAGGCCGTCCAGCGGCACAGACCGGAGCTGATCCTGGCGCCGATGCTGAAGAGCGCGATCCCCCACGACGTGTGGTCCGCGTACCGCTGCCTGATCGTGCACCCCGGGCCGGTCGGCGACCGCGGCCCCTCCTCCCTGGACTGGGCGCTGCAGGAGGGCACCCGGCAGTGGGGCGTGACGGTCCTGGAGGCGGGCGAGGTGATGGACGGCGGCGACGTCTGGGCCACCGTGCCCTTCTCCCTGACCGAGAAGGTCGCCAAGAGCGATCTCTACCGGGGCGAGGTCGCCGACGCCGCGATGGAGGCGGTCCAGCTCGCGGTCGAGCGCGTCGGCTCGGGTACGTACGTACCGACGTGCCAGTCGCGGATGGCGGCGCCGGGACGCACCCGGCCCTACTTCGATCAGAGGCGCAGACGGATCGACTGGCGGGCGGACAGTACGGCCACGGTGCTCCGGGCGCTGCGGGCCGCTGACTCCCAGCCGGGGGTCCTGGACGAACTGTGCGGCGCCGAGTGGTTCCTGCACGGCGGCCACCCCGAGGAACGGCTGCGGGGGCGCCCCGGCGAACTGCTGGCCACCCGGGCCGGCGCCGTCTGCCGCGCCACGGTCGACGGCGCGGTGTGGATCCCCGAACTGCGGGCCCGCAGGCGACCGGGCGGCCCGCCCCGCGTCAAGCTTCCGGCGGTGCTCGCCCTCGGCGCCTCGCTGCCGGATCTGGCGGTGGCCGAGGAGCCGGCGGAGGACGGCGAGACGTGGAAGGACATCCGCTACCGGGAGGACGGCCCGGTCGGCATGCTGGGCTTCTCCTTTCCCGGCGGGGCGATGAGCACCGGCCACTGCCGGCGGCTTCTCGCCGCGTACCGTCACGCCTGCGCACGGCCGACCTCGGTCCTGGTGCTCGGAGGCGGCCGGGACTTCTTCTCGAACGGGATCCACTTGGGCGTGATCGAGGCCGCCGACGACCCGGTCGCGGAGTCCTTCGCGAACATCCACGCGATGGACGACCTGGTCGAGGCGGTGCTGAGCACCACCGACCGGATCACCGTCGCGGCGCTGGGAGGCAACGCCGGAGCGGGCGGCGCGATGCTGGCGCTGGCGGCGGACGAGGTGTGGTGCCGCTCCGGCGTCGTCCTGAACCCCCACTACCGGCTGATGGGCCTGTACGGCTCCGAGTACTGGACGTACACCCTGCCGCGCCGGGTGGGCCCCGATGCCGCCCGGCGCCTGACCGGGGAAGCCCTGCCGGTGAGCACAGCCGCGGCCGAACGCCTGGGCCTCGTCGACCGGATCATCCACTGCGGGCCCTCGGACTTCACCGAGCGGGCGACGGCGCTCGCTGTGCGCACCGCCGCACAGCCGTCCACGCAACAGCGGATCGCCGAGAAGAAGGGACGGTTCGCGGACGAACAGTCCGTCAAACCGCTGGATGTGTACCGGCAGGAGGAGATCGCCCGGATGAGTGCCACCTTCCTCGACCCCCGGGCGCCCTACCACGCCCTGCGCCGCGCGTTCGTGCACAAGGAGCGCCCGACGGCCGACCCGGAGCAACTCCGTGCGCTGAACAGCGGCAGGACGGCCGGTCAGGCGGGCGGGCGGCCGTCCCGCTGA
- a CDS encoding alpha-ketoglutarate-dependent dioxygenase AlkB, which yields MSVSLQGSLFDQAPTPRLGPLGATRRTVLGDGAWIDLLPGWLTGADTLFETLAVEVPWQAERRRMYEREVAVPRLLCFYRAQDELPDPVLDDARSALSTHYGDELGEPFRTAGLCFYRDGRDSVAWHGDRIGRGSREDTMVAILSVGEPRDLALRPRGGGAARRVPLGHGDLVVMGGSCQRTWEHAILKTARPVGPRISIQFRPRDVR from the coding sequence ATGTCCGTATCACTCCAAGGCTCGCTGTTCGACCAGGCACCGACGCCCCGGCTCGGGCCGCTCGGCGCGACCCGGCGCACGGTCCTCGGCGACGGGGCGTGGATCGATCTGCTGCCCGGCTGGCTGACCGGCGCCGACACGCTGTTCGAGACGCTGGCAGTCGAGGTGCCGTGGCAGGCCGAGCGGCGCCGGATGTACGAGCGGGAGGTGGCGGTGCCGCGGCTCCTCTGCTTCTACCGGGCGCAGGACGAGCTGCCCGACCCCGTACTGGACGACGCCAGGTCCGCGCTGAGCACGCACTACGGCGACGAGCTCGGTGAACCCTTCCGGACGGCCGGTCTCTGCTTCTACCGGGACGGCCGCGACAGCGTCGCCTGGCACGGCGACCGCATCGGCCGCGGCTCACGCGAGGACACCATGGTGGCCATCCTGTCGGTGGGCGAACCGCGCGACCTCGCGCTGCGGCCCCGGGGCGGCGGCGCGGCGCGGCGTGTACCCCTGGGCCACGGGGACCTGGTGGTGATGGGCGGCTCGTGCCAGCGCACCTGGGAGCACGCCATCCTCAAGACCGCCCGTCCGGTGGGTCCGCGCATCAGCATCCAGTTCCGCCCCCGCGACGTGCGCTGA
- a CDS encoding (Fe-S)-binding protein: MAMAPGSEEPGTPGQAPGPQGGPRAEGGAVRPADRAAAEVVGARDPLSMGQGGPIAATAAAATVGLGMPGSGPPPDGAFDAHRPPDAALIGDCVHCGFCLPTCPTYVLWGEEMDSPRGRIDIMKGALEGDAFDAGSVRHLDQCLGCMACVTACPSGVRYDRLIEATRAQLERRVERPRAQRLLRAAVYAVFPYPRRLRALRGPLRAYQATGLGRALARSGLLARLPEPLRAMEALAPKLGRTKPLPPRTPARGTRRSTVGLMTGCVQGAFFPDVNAATVRVLAAEGCDVVVPPRQGCCGALSAHAGREPEALDFAKRAIETFEAAHVERVVVNAAGCGSHLKEYAHLLRDEPDWSRRAAALAAKARDITELLDELGPVAERHPLPMTVAYQDACHLAHAQGVREQPRRLLRGVPGVQVKELTEAEICCGSAGTYNLLHPEPARELGERKAKAVLATGADVMVTANPGCWMQVATTLARMGERMPVAHTVQVLDASIRGVPVERVLARALDGPGTVLPPAGDATSPATHTATAPSAARRPTDASSPRPPATGAPG, from the coding sequence ATGGCGATGGCACCCGGATCCGAAGAACCCGGCACTCCCGGCCAGGCCCCGGGCCCGCAGGGCGGCCCCCGGGCCGAAGGCGGAGCTGTCCGCCCGGCCGACCGGGCCGCCGCCGAGGTGGTGGGCGCGCGTGACCCGCTCTCCATGGGGCAGGGCGGCCCGATCGCCGCCACCGCCGCGGCGGCCACCGTGGGCCTCGGCATGCCGGGCAGCGGCCCGCCGCCGGACGGGGCGTTCGACGCGCACCGGCCGCCGGACGCCGCGCTGATCGGGGACTGCGTGCACTGCGGCTTCTGCCTGCCGACCTGCCCGACGTACGTGCTGTGGGGCGAGGAGATGGACAGCCCGCGTGGCCGGATCGACATCATGAAGGGCGCGCTGGAGGGCGACGCGTTCGACGCGGGCAGCGTCCGCCACCTCGACCAGTGCCTGGGCTGCATGGCGTGCGTGACGGCCTGCCCGTCCGGTGTGCGCTACGACCGGCTGATCGAGGCGACCCGGGCACAACTGGAGCGGCGTGTCGAACGGCCCCGCGCGCAGCGGCTGCTGCGCGCGGCCGTCTACGCGGTGTTCCCCTATCCACGCAGGCTGCGGGCGCTGCGCGGACCGCTTCGGGCCTACCAGGCGACCGGACTCGGGCGCGCGCTGGCCAGGTCGGGACTGCTGGCACGGCTGCCGGAACCGCTGCGTGCCATGGAGGCGCTGGCGCCGAAGCTGGGCCGTACGAAGCCCCTGCCGCCGCGCACGCCCGCGCGCGGCACCCGGCGCAGCACGGTGGGCCTGATGACGGGCTGCGTGCAGGGCGCGTTCTTCCCCGACGTGAACGCGGCGACGGTACGGGTCCTGGCCGCCGAGGGCTGTGACGTGGTGGTACCGCCCCGGCAGGGATGCTGCGGCGCCCTGTCGGCGCACGCGGGACGCGAGCCGGAGGCACTGGACTTCGCGAAGCGCGCCATCGAGACCTTCGAGGCGGCCCACGTGGAGAGGGTGGTGGTCAACGCGGCGGGCTGCGGATCGCATCTCAAGGAATACGCGCACCTGCTGCGCGACGAGCCCGACTGGTCGCGGCGGGCGGCGGCGCTCGCGGCGAAGGCCCGGGACATCACCGAACTGCTGGACGAACTCGGCCCGGTCGCCGAACGCCACCCGCTGCCGATGACCGTCGCCTACCAGGACGCCTGCCACCTCGCGCACGCCCAGGGCGTACGCGAGCAGCCGCGACGGCTGCTGCGCGGTGTGCCGGGCGTTCAGGTGAAGGAACTGACGGAGGCGGAGATCTGCTGCGGCAGCGCCGGCACGTACAACCTGCTGCACCCGGAACCCGCCCGCGAACTCGGCGAACGCAAGGCGAAGGCGGTCCTCGCGACGGGCGCCGACGTCATGGTGACCGCCAATCCGGGGTGCTGGATGCAGGTCGCGACGACCCTCGCGCGCATGGGCGAGCGGATGCCCGTCGCGCACACCGTTCAGGTGCTGGACGCGTCGATCCGCGGGGTGCCGGTGGAGCGGGTGCTCGCCCGGGCACTCGACGGGCCGGGCACGGTCCTGCCCCCCGCCGGCGACGCCACGTCGCCGGCAACGCACACGGCCACGGCGCCGTCCGCCGCCCGGCGGCCCACCGACGCGTCCTCCCCGCGCCCGCCGGCCACCGGAGCCCCCGGGTAG
- a CDS encoding cysteine desulfurase-like protein, translated as MTYDIASIRARFPALDSGVAFFDGPGGTQTPRSVIDAVAAAMAAPLSNRGRLTAGELNSDRIVIGARTALGDLLGAAPGGIVFGRSATQLTYDLARTLARTWAPGDEVVVTRLDHDANIRPWTQAAEAVGAVVRWADFDPETGELAPSDIAAVLTERTRLVAVTAASNLIGTRPPVARIAELVHAAGALLHVDGVHHTAHACVDLGPLGADTYVCSAYKFLGPHLGVLAGSPELLAELRPDKLLPSSNAVPERFELGTLPYELLAGAEAAVDFLAGLAGDDAGTGTRRERLVRSFAALEGHEDVLRGRIESGLAGIPGLTVHSRAKDRTPTLLMTFEGRDAADAYRFLAERDIAAPAASFYALEASRRIGLGDAGGLRIGLAPYNDASDVDRLIEGLARFTGA; from the coding sequence GTGACCTATGACATCGCCTCGATACGCGCCCGGTTCCCCGCCCTCGACAGCGGGGTCGCCTTCTTCGACGGGCCCGGCGGGACCCAGACCCCCCGGTCCGTCATCGACGCCGTCGCCGCCGCCATGGCCGCCCCGCTGTCCAACAGGGGGCGGCTGACGGCCGGCGAGCTCAACTCCGACCGGATCGTCATCGGCGCCCGCACGGCGCTCGGGGACCTGCTGGGCGCGGCACCCGGCGGCATCGTGTTCGGGCGCAGCGCCACCCAGCTGACGTACGACCTGGCCCGCACGCTCGCCAGGACCTGGGCGCCGGGCGACGAGGTGGTCGTCACCCGGCTGGACCACGACGCGAACATCCGGCCCTGGACGCAGGCGGCGGAGGCCGTGGGCGCCGTCGTGCGGTGGGCGGACTTCGACCCGGAGACCGGTGAACTGGCGCCCTCCGACATCGCGGCCGTCCTCACGGAGCGGACCCGTCTGGTGGCCGTCACCGCCGCGTCCAACCTGATCGGCACACGCCCGCCGGTGGCGAGGATCGCGGAGCTGGTCCACGCGGCCGGGGCCCTGCTGCACGTGGACGGCGTGCACCACACCGCGCACGCGTGCGTCGACCTCGGGCCGCTCGGCGCCGACACGTACGTCTGTTCCGCGTACAAGTTCCTCGGTCCGCACCTGGGCGTGCTCGCGGGCAGCCCCGAACTGCTGGCGGAACTGCGGCCGGACAAGCTGCTGCCCTCCTCGAACGCGGTGCCCGAGCGGTTCGAACTCGGCACGCTGCCCTACGAACTCCTCGCCGGAGCCGAGGCCGCGGTGGACTTCCTCGCCGGGCTCGCAGGCGACGACGCCGGGACCGGGACCCGTCGGGAGCGGCTCGTCCGCTCGTTCGCAGCGCTGGAGGGCCACGAGGACGTGCTGCGCGGGCGGATCGAGTCCGGGCTCGCGGGGATCCCCGGCCTGACGGTGCACTCGCGTGCCAAGGACCGTACGCCGACGCTGCTGATGACCTTCGAGGGCCGGGACGCCGCGGACGCCTACCGGTTCCTCGCCGAACGCGACATCGCGGCCCCGGCCGCCTCCTTCTACGCGCTGGAGGCGTCCCGCAGGATCGGACTCGGCGACGCGGGCGGCCTGCGGATCGGCCTCGCCCCCTACAACGACGCGAGCGACGTGGACCGGCTCATCGAAGGACTGGCCCGGTTCACCGGCGCGTGA
- a CDS encoding FAD-binding oxidoreductase → MASVRGARPDAIGGVVPAEVVEPATADEVAEVLRSTRGSVVPVGAGTKTGWAAPPSACDVLLRTTGLDRIVEHEPGDLVAVAEAGVTLDAFQRRLAEHGQMLALDPPEEGATLGGIVGANASGPRRLRYGTVRDLLIGVTVVLADGTTARSGGKVVKNVAGYDLGKLYTGAHGGLGVVVSTSWRLHPLPKAAGAVVLPVGDAEAAGRLAAAVARSTLTPTAVELSFVAGGRGELVVLFESIEASVRAQSATALALLGGGEERAEVPDWFGRRPEGPLVVRLAYAPAALPDVLAALPDGASGTASACTGVAYAALPGEADLDALRAAITPYDGSAVVLAARGPLDAAAHWGPVADSFGLMTRVKDQFDPARRLSPGRLLGGL, encoded by the coding sequence GTGGCGTCGGTACGCGGGGCACGTCCGGACGCGATCGGGGGCGTGGTGCCCGCCGAGGTGGTGGAGCCGGCGACCGCGGACGAGGTCGCCGAGGTGCTGCGCTCCACGAGGGGCAGCGTCGTACCGGTCGGTGCCGGTACGAAGACGGGCTGGGCGGCCCCGCCGTCGGCCTGCGACGTGCTGCTGCGCACCACGGGTCTCGACCGGATCGTGGAGCACGAGCCGGGCGACCTCGTCGCGGTCGCGGAGGCGGGCGTCACGCTCGACGCCTTCCAGCGGCGGCTGGCGGAGCACGGCCAGATGCTGGCGCTGGACCCGCCGGAGGAGGGCGCGACGCTGGGCGGGATCGTCGGCGCGAACGCGTCGGGGCCGCGCCGGCTGCGCTACGGCACCGTTCGCGACCTCCTGATCGGGGTGACGGTCGTCCTCGCGGACGGTACGACGGCGCGTTCCGGCGGAAAGGTCGTCAAGAACGTCGCGGGATACGACCTCGGCAAGCTGTACACCGGCGCGCACGGGGGTCTCGGCGTCGTCGTCTCGACCAGCTGGCGGCTGCATCCGCTGCCGAAGGCGGCAGGCGCCGTGGTGCTGCCGGTCGGCGACGCCGAGGCGGCGGGACGGCTGGCCGCCGCGGTGGCGCGCTCCACGCTGACGCCGACCGCCGTCGAACTGAGCTTCGTCGCGGGTGGTCGCGGCGAACTCGTGGTGCTCTTCGAATCGATTGAAGCATCCGTACGGGCCCAGTCGGCGACGGCGCTCGCCCTGCTGGGTGGTGGCGAGGAGAGGGCCGAGGTACCTGACTGGTTCGGCCGGCGCCCCGAGGGGCCGCTGGTGGTGCGCCTGGCGTACGCGCCGGCCGCGCTGCCGGATGTGCTGGCAGCCCTGCCGGACGGCGCGTCCGGCACCGCGTCCGCGTGCACAGGGGTGGCGTACGCGGCGCTCCCGGGCGAGGCGGACCTGGACGCGCTGCGCGCCGCGATCACACCGTACGACGGTTCCGCGGTGGTGCTGGCCGCGCGCGGTCCGCTGGACGCGGCGGCCCACTGGGGGCCGGTGGCCGACTCGTTCGGCCTGATGACACGGGTGAAGGACCAGTTCGACCCGGCGCGACGGCTGTCGCCCGGACGCTTGCTCGGAGGGCTCTGA
- a CDS encoding HAD family hydrolase, whose translation MKKLGLPEHIRACLFDLDGVITKTAVVHAAAWKEMFDEFLRRRDGDGFRPFTPDDYDRYVDGLPRADGVRSFLASRDIELPEGKDSDPEDKDTVHGLGNRKNTLVLEKIRTDGVEPYEGTLRYVRAARELGLRTAVVSSSANCRDILRSVNAEDLFEVRIDGVVAAERRLPGKPRPDTFLAAAHDLDVAPGDCAVYEDALAGMDAGKSGHFGYVVGVDRVGQSDALREHGADIVVKDLAELGADA comes from the coding sequence ATGAAGAAACTCGGTCTGCCGGAACACATCCGGGCGTGTCTGTTCGACCTGGACGGCGTCATCACCAAGACCGCCGTCGTGCATGCCGCGGCCTGGAAGGAGATGTTCGACGAATTCCTCCGACGACGTGACGGCGACGGCTTCCGCCCGTTCACCCCGGACGACTACGACCGGTACGTCGACGGCCTGCCGCGCGCCGACGGCGTCCGCTCCTTCCTCGCCTCCCGCGACATCGAACTGCCGGAGGGCAAGGACAGCGACCCGGAGGACAAGGACACCGTCCACGGACTCGGCAACCGCAAGAACACCCTCGTCCTTGAGAAGATCCGCACCGACGGCGTCGAACCGTACGAGGGCACCCTGCGCTACGTCCGGGCCGCCCGCGAGCTCGGCCTGCGCACCGCAGTGGTCTCGTCCAGCGCCAACTGCCGGGACATCCTGCGGTCGGTGAACGCGGAAGACCTCTTCGAGGTCCGGATCGACGGTGTCGTGGCCGCCGAGCGGCGCCTGCCCGGCAAGCCGCGGCCGGACACCTTCCTCGCCGCCGCGCACGACCTCGACGTCGCGCCCGGGGACTGCGCCGTCTACGAGGACGCGCTCGCCGGCATGGACGCGGGCAAGTCGGGGCACTTCGGCTACGTCGTCGGGGTCGACCGGGTGGGCCAGTCCGACGCGCTGCGCGAACACGGCGCCGACATCGTGGTGAAGGACCTCGCGGAACTGGGGGCGGACGCGTGA
- a CDS encoding alpha/beta fold hydrolase, translated as MTELLATQDDGTSVTALDEGSGPALLCVHPGSNDETSWDAVAPLLTGAFRVVRIRRRIYAPGAAIAPSHSMADEAADILAVARLLDGPVFLVGHSSGAVAALEAALLSPSAFAGLFLYEPPIPTRTLLAGEAGARARAALDAGDPAEAMRIHMRDIVGMPAPEVDAMFDNAWVRAAFAVRAPAQMADNTAIDALGVGIDRFRTLTLPTTLLEGDLSPAHLRERVADLAATLPRTRIVQLAGQGHIAQLTAPDVLADAIREAAVRTLGRPERQVS; from the coding sequence ATGACCGAACTTCTCGCGACACAAGACGACGGCACGTCCGTAACGGCTCTCGACGAAGGCAGCGGCCCGGCGCTGCTGTGTGTTCACCCCGGCAGCAACGACGAGACGTCCTGGGACGCCGTGGCCCCCTTGCTGACCGGCGCCTTCCGGGTCGTCAGGATCCGGCGCCGGATCTACGCCCCGGGCGCGGCCATCGCACCCTCCCACTCGATGGCGGACGAGGCGGCCGACATCCTGGCCGTCGCCCGGCTGCTGGACGGGCCGGTGTTCCTCGTCGGCCACTCCTCGGGCGCGGTCGCCGCCCTGGAAGCCGCACTCCTGTCCCCTTCCGCGTTCGCCGGCCTGTTCCTCTACGAACCGCCGATCCCCACCAGGACACTCCTGGCCGGGGAAGCGGGAGCGCGGGCCCGTGCGGCGCTCGACGCCGGCGACCCGGCGGAGGCGATGCGGATCCATATGCGCGACATCGTCGGCATGCCGGCACCCGAGGTCGACGCCATGTTCGACAACGCCTGGGTACGGGCCGCGTTCGCCGTCCGCGCGCCGGCGCAGATGGCCGACAACACGGCGATCGACGCGCTCGGTGTGGGCATCGACCGCTTCCGGACGCTCACTTTGCCCACGACGCTTCTCGAAGGGGACCTCAGCCCCGCACACCTGCGTGAGCGGGTCGCGGATCTCGCGGCCACCCTGCCGCGGACGCGGATCGTTCAACTCGCCGGCCAGGGACACATCGCGCAGCTCACCGCCCCCGATGTCCTCGCCGACGCCATCCGCGAGGCGGCGGTGCGCACACTGGGCCGGCCTGAGCGGCAGGTCTCCTGA
- a CDS encoding FAD-linked oxidase C-terminal domain-containing protein — protein MSQHLAEVAGTAPGAAAPRALRLAERLRARIGADRVLTDPAQLRTYECDGLATFRVRPAVVVLAGHRDDVVETVRMCARDGVPFVARGSGTGLSGGAMPVADGVLIVLSRLRSIVSVDPDNARVVAEPGVVNLWVTREAALYGQAYAPDPSSQQVCSIGGNVAENAGGAHCLKYGFTVNHVMGAEVVLSDGEVVHLGGTAPEHPGLDLLGAFVGSEGTLGVATQVTLRTIQAPESVRTMLVGFHEVADAAGTVSDVIAAGILPAAIEMMDALAIEAAEAAVQCGYPHGAVAVLVIELDGPRAEVDEQFRLVEEIAGARNAFETRIARDDAERALMWRGRKSAFAAVGRISPAYYVQDGVIPRTRLPEVLAEIGRLADEAGVRVANVFHAGDGNLHPLILFDDKVPGAAPAAEELGFAILDLCVDLGGSITGEHGVGVEKKSKMARQFTDADLDTMQLVRCAFDPAGIANPGKLFPTPRLCGERPGVRTADDRRDPSLGEVF, from the coding sequence ATGAGTCAGCACCTGGCGGAGGTGGCCGGCACGGCGCCCGGGGCAGCGGCACCCCGTGCGCTGCGCCTCGCGGAGCGCCTGCGGGCCCGCATCGGGGCCGACAGGGTGCTCACCGACCCCGCCCAGTTGCGGACGTACGAGTGCGACGGTTTGGCGACGTTCCGGGTGCGGCCCGCGGTGGTGGTGCTCGCGGGGCACCGCGACGACGTGGTGGAGACGGTGCGGATGTGCGCCCGCGACGGTGTGCCGTTCGTGGCGCGCGGCAGCGGCACCGGCCTGTCCGGCGGTGCGATGCCCGTCGCGGACGGGGTGCTGATCGTGCTGTCGAGACTGCGCTCCATCGTGTCCGTGGACCCGGACAACGCGCGCGTCGTGGCCGAGCCGGGTGTCGTCAACCTCTGGGTGACGCGGGAGGCCGCCCTCTACGGGCAGGCGTACGCGCCCGATCCGTCCTCCCAGCAGGTCTGTTCCATCGGCGGCAACGTCGCGGAGAACGCCGGGGGCGCGCACTGCCTGAAGTACGGGTTCACCGTCAACCATGTGATGGGCGCGGAGGTCGTCCTGTCCGACGGCGAGGTCGTGCACCTCGGCGGCACCGCCCCGGAGCACCCGGGCCTCGACCTGCTCGGCGCGTTCGTCGGCAGCGAGGGCACGCTCGGCGTGGCCACCCAGGTCACCCTGCGCACGATCCAGGCGCCCGAGAGCGTACGGACGATGCTGGTCGGCTTCCACGAAGTGGCCGACGCCGCGGGGACGGTCAGCGACGTCATCGCGGCGGGCATCCTGCCCGCCGCGATCGAGATGATGGACGCGCTCGCGATCGAGGCCGCGGAGGCCGCCGTCCAGTGCGGGTATCCGCACGGCGCGGTCGCCGTGCTGGTGATCGAGCTGGACGGGCCGCGCGCCGAGGTCGACGAGCAGTTCCGGCTGGTCGAGGAGATCGCGGGTGCGCGGAACGCGTTCGAGACGAGGATCGCCCGCGACGACGCCGAACGGGCCCTGATGTGGCGGGGCCGCAAGTCCGCGTTCGCCGCGGTCGGCCGGATCAGCCCCGCGTACTACGTGCAGGACGGCGTCATCCCCCGGACCCGACTGCCGGAGGTGCTCGCCGAGATCGGGCGGCTGGCCGACGAGGCCGGGGTCCGCGTGGCGAACGTCTTCCACGCGGGTGACGGCAATCTGCATCCGCTGATCCTCTTCGACGACAAGGTGCCGGGCGCGGCCCCCGCGGCGGAGGAACTGGGGTTCGCGATCCTCGATCTCTGTGTGGATCTGGGGGGTTCCATCACCGGCGAGCACGGTGTGGGCGTGGAGAAGAAGTCGAAGATGGCCCGGCAGTTCACGGACGCGGACCTGGACACGATGCAACTCGTGCGGTGCGCCTTCGATCCGGCGGGGATCGCCAATCCGGGCAAGCTGTTCCCCACGCCCCGGCTGTGCGGCGAGCGGCCGGGCGTACGGACGGCCGACGACCGGCGCGACCCGTCGCTCGGCGAGGTGTTCTGA